The following are from one region of the Stanieria sp. NIES-3757 genome:
- a CDS encoding HEAT repeat-containing PBS lyase, translating to MSNPVTQLSEIETDALLKKVNQQLDLKTFDINDHQLIKQMVECMGDPRGLVRLGFAEALGVVGKPATPFLQEALAHHPNPVVRRAAAKTLNLIADPTAIPTLIDAVLKDDDVVVRGSAVGALAQTGEASIPPLIDILASPESTETIKGHAAWALAFIGTKAREQLYQAFNSDSAAVRAAVVGAIAKVAEEQREERALNLLINSLRDSASNVRSEAASALGNLAEQSAIPDLLELLQHQEGESRKAAALALMKIGDPSVLELLQTALDQESEAAIQQIIKLAINQLEKKLESDDWN from the coding sequence ATGAGTAATCCCGTAACTCAATTATCTGAAATAGAAACTGATGCTCTGCTGAAAAAAGTCAATCAACAATTAGACCTCAAGACTTTTGATATTAACGATCATCAACTCATTAAACAAATGGTTGAATGTATGGGAGATCCACGAGGTTTGGTTAGACTTGGTTTTGCGGAAGCTTTGGGTGTAGTTGGTAAACCAGCTACTCCTTTCTTACAAGAGGCATTAGCTCATCATCCCAATCCTGTAGTACGTCGAGCAGCAGCTAAAACCTTAAATTTAATTGCAGATCCTACGGCTATTCCTACCCTAATTGATGCGGTTTTAAAAGATGATGATGTGGTGGTCAGAGGTTCGGCAGTTGGTGCATTAGCTCAAACAGGGGAAGCATCAATACCACCATTGATTGATATTTTAGCGTCACCAGAAAGTACTGAAACGATTAAAGGTCATGCAGCTTGGGCATTAGCTTTTATTGGTACTAAAGCCAGAGAACAATTGTATCAAGCATTTAATTCTGATTCAGCAGCAGTACGTGCTGCGGTAGTAGGCGCGATCGCAAAAGTAGCAGAAGAACAACGAGAAGAACGGGCTTTAAATTTATTAATCAATTCTTTACGAGATTCTGCTAGTAATGTCAGAAGTGAAGCAGCATCAGCGTTAGGTAATTTAGCCGAGCAATCAGCAATTCCCGATTTACTTGAATTATTGCAGCACCAGGAAGGGGAAAGTCGCAAAGCAGCAGCTTTAGCTTTGATGAAAATAGGAGATCCTTCTGTTTTAGAACTATTACAAACTGCTTTAGATCAGGAATCAGAAGC
- a CDS encoding hypothetical protein (protein of unknown function DUF564) has product MTANLKPQNLLPRATKWHSLQPIWQGGEEMVKQGLPHSQLAPTWQILLLGDGSPTRHLKLLTGEPTEVDVIDMSLIETDDDGAPEGIIAISEPRLRRQVWLRTASGQRLAYAASWWDANHVDEYLQNRSLPIWESLSRLHTELYRDVQGIYYGHCRALELAFGEKGPFWGRHYLFWHDRKPLTLIYEVFSPYLAKYLGETH; this is encoded by the coding sequence TTGACTGCAAATCTTAAACCCCAAAATCTCTTACCTAGAGCTACTAAATGGCATTCTCTCCAACCTATTTGGCAGGGAGGAGAAGAAATGGTCAAACAAGGACTGCCTCACAGTCAACTAGCCCCTACTTGGCAGATTTTATTATTGGGAGATGGTTCTCCAACTCGTCACCTAAAACTACTAACTGGAGAACCAACTGAAGTTGATGTGATTGATATGTCCTTAATTGAGACTGATGACGATGGCGCACCTGAAGGCATTATTGCAATATCAGAACCTCGACTACGAAGACAGGTTTGGTTACGTACTGCCTCTGGTCAAAGATTAGCTTATGCAGCTTCTTGGTGGGATGCAAATCATGTTGATGAGTATTTACAAAATCGCTCTCTACCAATTTGGGAAAGTCTTTCTCGTTTACATACTGAGTTGTATCGGGATGTCCAAGGAATATATTACGGTCACTGTCGAGCGTTAGAACTGGCTTTTGGAGAAAAAGGACCTTTTTGGGGTCGTCATTACTTATTTTGGCATGATCGTAAACCTTTAACTTTAATTTATGAAGTATTTTCTCCTTATTTAGCTAAATATCTAGGAGAAACACATTAA
- a CDS encoding Peptidase M23, whose protein sequence is MTDFLKFKWYRSILLALFALLICLGLGNLNQQPTQATNPPNLPSEPIEVAETAWRYGSFPVENFQSYTSAFGYRLSPVDGQRQFHNGLDMAAPIGSYVRNWWTGKIIQVSDHTACGTSVIVQSGPWQHAYCHLEGHVETGAKGSYLIDRNGGLQIWQGQEVPVGSRIGRVGMTGRTTGPHLHWALKYNGNYIDPALVLKEMFKQQA, encoded by the coding sequence ATGACCGATTTCTTAAAGTTTAAGTGGTATCGCTCGATCTTACTGGCTTTATTTGCTTTATTAATTTGTTTGGGATTAGGTAACCTAAATCAACAGCCAACCCAAGCAACTAACCCTCCAAACCTACCCTCAGAACCTATTGAAGTTGCTGAGACTGCCTGGCGATACGGTTCTTTTCCAGTAGAAAACTTTCAATCTTATACTTCTGCTTTCGGTTATCGACTTTCTCCTGTTGATGGTCAACGACAGTTTCACAATGGTTTAGATATGGCTGCTCCTATCGGTAGTTATGTCAGAAACTGGTGGACTGGTAAAATAATTCAAGTATCCGACCACACCGCTTGTGGTACTTCTGTAATCGTGCAATCAGGACCTTGGCAACACGCTTACTGTCATTTGGAAGGTCATGTGGAAACGGGAGCGAAAGGAAGTTATTTAATTGACCGCAATGGTGGATTACAGATTTGGCAAGGTCAGGAAGTACCTGTAGGCTCAAGAATTGGGCGTGTGGGTATGACTGGACGTACTACAGGCCCTCATTTACATTGGGCTTTAAAATACAACGGGAATTATATCGATCCTGCTTTAGTTTTAAAAGAGATGTTTAAGCAACAGGCATAA
- the hisB gene encoding imidazoleglycerol-phosphate dehydratase — translation MQVSQRPVIDEQSEVLFPSRTASVKRTTKETDVAVKLNLDGQGKCQVDTGVPFLDHMLHQIASHGLIDLEIKATGDIEIDDHHTNEDVGITLGQALTQALSDRKGIVRFGHFIAPLDEALIQVALDFSGRPHLSYGLTIPTERVGTYDTQLVREFFVAIVNHGQMTLHLRQLDGINSHHIIEAAFKAFARSLRMAVEIDPRRAGAIPSSKGVL, via the coding sequence ATGCAAGTTAGTCAGCGTCCTGTTATCGATGAGCAATCAGAAGTTTTATTTCCTTCCCGTACCGCTTCAGTGAAACGGACAACTAAAGAAACTGATGTCGCAGTGAAGTTAAATTTAGATGGTCAAGGAAAATGTCAGGTTGATACAGGAGTACCTTTTCTGGATCATATGTTGCATCAAATTGCTTCTCACGGTCTAATCGATTTAGAAATCAAAGCTACAGGCGACATTGAAATTGATGACCACCATACTAATGAAGATGTAGGTATTACTTTAGGTCAAGCTTTGACTCAAGCTTTAAGCGATCGCAAGGGAATCGTTCGTTTTGGTCATTTTATCGCTCCTTTGGATGAAGCTTTGATTCAGGTGGCGTTAGATTTTTCTGGTCGACCTCATCTCAGTTATGGTTTAACTATCCCCACCGAAAGAGTAGGTACTTATGATACTCAACTAGTGAGAGAATTCTTTGTTGCTATAGTTAATCATGGACAAATGACTCTTCATCTTCGTCAACTAGACGGAATCAATTCTCATCACATTATTGAGGCTGCTTTTAAAGCTTTTGCTCGTTCTTTGAGGATGGCCGTAGAAATAGACCCTAGGCGTGCAGGTGCTATTCCTAGCTCGAAAGGAGTTTTATAA